CATATCAACATTTAGTCCCGACAGAACACGTACTCGGTATAACTCGTCCAGATTTTATCCTCGTTTGGGTCATTGCTGGTGTAGGCGCACGTGCCCGTGGAGCTACAAGCCACCATGTGAAAGCCAACCTCGGCCAGCTTGTCAAACGCCTGCTCAAGGAAATTGAATTTCAGGTAGTAACGGGACGTGTACCTCTCCGGTGGCCGGTCGGGGTCCCTGCTCTCATTCAAAGTGTCCCCGAAAACCTCTTTGGCAAGGGAAGTTTTCCCGCACACCGTGATGCGCGCCACTCTCCTGAACTTGGCGTCGGTTTGGATATCTCTTCCTATAGTGTACGATCCCCGGTATCCAATAGTGATGTAGCCCGACTTTCTGGACTCCAGAGACTGGGAGCGAGCGCTGCTCATTGCAGTCATCATGCGCACAGTTTCCATGCCAACGCTGGAGGACCCGGTGCCACTCTGGAGCGCACCCTCCTCGGTGTCGCTCTGGCAAATCTCCTCGTTGATGGAGTTCTCTTTGCTCATCCTGGGGCTCAGGCGCTTGGACAGGTCCCGCAGTTGGAAGAACTCAGCCTCCCTCTGCAACCGGCTTTTCTCGGGGAAATAATCAGGCAGCACCAGGTTGAGGTCCCGCAGGTAGTCTAAAATATAACGGAACAAGAAACCGTCCCTGTCCAAGAAGTAGCGCCCTTTGCTGTCTCGCGCCAGGTCCTTTGGAGCCTTCTTGCTGAACATGCTCCAGAGGAGCGAGTCTGGGACTGCGACCAAAGTTATGTGCCGTGTCACATACACCTGTCCCCCGACATTCAGTTCAATTATCTCAGAGAAAGGGGACCCAGACTCGGCTCGATTAGAGATCCCCCGCTCTGTGTCCGTCATTGCCATCTTTACGCGCAGTTCTGTGTCACTGTTACCGACTGGAATCCCTGTAATAATGAGAGGGAAAGTCTAGCGGTTTGTTTATGTAATGCTGTGCTTGTCGATGtgggagagagagtagacagCTGATTTGAGTGATGACTGTTAACTCTTTACCAACAATAGGCCTACAGTAGGCCTAGTCTATAACTGCATTCTATGACAATGGTGAGACTAGGGGAGACaggacccactgggcacagacgtcagttcaaagtatagttttgatttaaatttggttgagttgtcaactaacatgaattcaacgtgaaatcaacaaccaATGTCActtttaggttaaaagttgggtgaaaacaACACGAAATGCCCTtatgttgattac
The nucleotide sequence above comes from Coregonus clupeaformis isolate EN_2021a unplaced genomic scaffold, ASM2061545v1 scaf0061, whole genome shotgun sequence. Encoded proteins:
- the kctd12.1 gene encoding BTB/POZ domain-containing protein KCTD12.1, whose translation is MAMTDTERGISNRAESGSPFSEIIELNVGGQVYVTRHITLVAVPDSLLWSMFSKKAPKDLARDSKGRYFLDRDGFLFRYILDYLRDLNLVLPDYFPEKSRLQREAEFFQLRDLSKRLSPRMSKENSINEEICQSDTEEGALQSGTGSSSVGMETVRMMTAMSSARSQSLESRKSGYITIGYRGSYTIGRDIQTDAKFRRVARITVCGKTSLAKEVFGDTLNESRDPDRPPERYTSRYYLKFNFLEQAFDKLAEVGFHMVACSSTGTCAYTSNDPNEDKIWTSYTEYVFCRD